In Aspergillus flavus chromosome 3, complete sequence, one genomic interval encodes:
- a CDS encoding uncharacterized protein (domain of unknown function-domain containing protein): MRKAQDDFKGLDDGICSSLSQEDLAKPLLIGNDIADRHDHGQGRWITRATQWAYPKGNAMMLWLTFLNLVLLTISIILLNLAFSRQAYVQYLSDQEKWKSTSHYAPLLDRVDIPRVTLTPNASLYDTDPPSILRIPSGPEADAEWFRIGTGVMPIIISSDEIYKLGKDPSVAVKIPEEHGYGNDAYIAQTEVFHLLHCLDMLRKEISYEHYYFPRFGNHPDAEHIAHISHCIDILAQAIKCSSSVDVILFNWVEGWEQPFPDFNNQHVCRDFETLLRYVNENSVSRSVWKTMKEPPAGYVRLPEPAPAGPAESDRNI; this comes from the exons ATGCGGAAGGCCCAAGATGACTTCAAAGGCTTAGACGACGGCATTTGTTCGAGCTTGAGTCAAGAGGATCTAGCGAAACCACTCCTGATTGGCAATGACATTGCCGATAGACATGATCATGGCCAAGGCAGGTGGATAACGAGAGCAACACAATGGGCGTACCCCAAGGGTAACGCCATGATGCTATGGCTCACCTTCCTAAATCTGGTGTTGCTAACAATATCCATTATTCTCTTGAATTTGGCATTCTCGCGTCAGGCCTACGTCCAGTACTTGAGCGATCAGGAGAAATGGAAGTCAACATCTCATTACG CACCTCTGCTTGACCGTGTCGATATTCCAAGAGTTACCTTAACCCCAAATGCATCATTGTACGACACTGATCCGCCTTCGATTCTGCGGATACCGTCAGGGCCTGAAGCCGACGCCGAATGGTTCCGCATCGGCACCGGAGTCATGCCAATTATCATATCCTCCGATGAAATCTACAAACTCGGAAAGGACCCCTCTGTTGCCGTGAAGATTCCAGAAGAGCATGGATACGGTAACGATGCGTACATCGCACAGACGGAGGTGTTCCATCTCCTTCACTGCCTGGACATGTTGCGGAAGGAGATATCCTACGAACATTACTATTTCCCTCGGTTTGGAAACCATCCGGATGCTGAACACATCGCACATATTAGTCATTGCATAGATATTCTGGCCCAGGCCATTAAATGCTCCAGTAGCGTTGACGTGATCCTATTCAACTGGGTCGAGGGATGGGAGCAGCCCTTTCCTGATTTCAACAATCAGCATGTTTGTCGGGACTTTGAGACGCTTCTGAGATATGTGAATGAGAATTCGGTGTCACGCTCCGTGTGGAAAACTATGAAAGAACCCCCTGCGGGTTACGTGCGTCTACCGGAACCTGCGCCGGCAGGACCAGCTGAATCAGATAGGAATATTTGA
- a CDS encoding dynamin has translation MAKKKAPMLTNVDDMDNEGRVRLLAVIDNLRVLGINDNVSLPQLVVVGDQSSGKSSLLEGLTGFSFPIASDLCTRYVTQIVLRRTKPEDSGTRITIIPGPSASDGHRENLLSFERSSQEEDLDSSEIADIFNEAARHMGVPGPNTTDPEHFDKRFSDDILKIEISGPQQRHLSVVDVPGLFHNPTQYQTLEDRAIIRGLIEKYITDKRTIILAVMDARNNLANQEVFNMARSADPQGSRTVGIITKCDAVQEGDEENDKVIRIAQNEVEKLHHGWFAVRNRSTKEIQNGVTIEGRHHIESHFFSTEHPWTKLSKDRVGIKCLKLFLGGLLYSHIKGEFPGMVKEIEDLSQETQKELELLGPSRQTTVDQRRYLTQIGTLYERHVGNALSGNYDPTWDSNSPLKLRMHIHSLNELFAKDMAHYGHLKIFQTVSGEVDGSFDRSAGDQQNIYEWIRTLYRDSRGAELPGTVNPAVLENMFRQQSSPWEKIAQDYVEKASSKTSDFIRMSLEKIVGDDEVRASLMSQIVRRQTTTSTRAMEILSTILSDERGGILQTVNHYFADTLAETRQERVMARLRSLDLEGVPMNVTDVLSGIHLSNEQAVNDIHDILKAYYKLALKRFCDTVILQVTERCLLGQDAAIRLLSPDLAGGMTDRELADVAEENFATSTIRNNLLSRIQRYQSALDIVRQVGI, from the exons ATGGCGAAGAAAAAAGCCCCAATGCTGACCAACGTCGACGACATGGACAATGAAGGCCGTGTCCGTCTCCTTGCGGTAATAGACAACCTTCGAGTATTGGGAATCAACGACAATGTTTCGCTTCCACAG ttggtggttgttggagaTCAATCCAGTGGGAAATCTTCCCTTCTTGAGGGTCTTACTGGCTTCTCCTTTCCAATTGCTAGTGATTTATGTACAAGATATGTGACCCAGATTGTCCTTCGCCGCACGAAGCCGGAGGATTCTGGAACTAGGATCACAATCATTCCCGGACCGAGTGCCAGTGACGGGCACAGGGAAAACCTACTTAGCTTCGAACGGTCTTCTCAAGAGGAAGATCTCGATAGTAGCGAGATTGCAGACATTTTTAACGAG GCCGCTCGCCACATGGGTGTCCCTGGACCGAATACAACGGACCCAGAGCACTTTGATAAACGCTTTTCAGACGACATTCTGAAAATCGAAATTTCGGGTCCACAGCAAAGACACCTGAGTGTTGTTGACGTTCCTGGGCTCTTCCATA ATCCGACCCAGTACCAAACCCTTGAGGATCGCGCAATTATTCGTGGCCTGATTGAGAAATACATCACCGACAAGCGCACAATCATCTT AGCCGTGATGGATGCAAGAAACAATCTTGCCAATCAAGAAGT ATTCAATATGGCCCGGAGTGCAGATCCCCAAGGTAGCCGAACCGTCGGTATCATAACGAAGTGTGATGCTGTCCAAGAGGGTGATGAAGAGAAC GACAAGGTCATTAGAATTGCCCAAAATGAAGTGGAGAAGCTTCATCACGGTTGGTTTGCGGTCCGCAATCGTTCAACAAAGGAGATACAGAACGGGGTGACGATCGAAGGACGCCATCATATAGAGAGCCATTTCTTTTCCACGGAACATCCTTGGACGAAACTGAGCAAGGACCGAGTGGGCATTAAATGTCTCAAACTCTTCCTTGGAGGACTTTTGTATAGTCACATCAAAGGGGAATTTCCAGGGATGGTAAAGGAGATTGAAGATCTCTCGCAAGAGACACAGAAAGAGTTGGAGCTACTCGGTCCTTCTCGCCAGACGACTGTTGATCAGAGACGATACTTGACTCAGATTGGAACATTATACGAAAGGCACGTGGGCAATGCGCTCAGTGGCAATTACGATCCCACTTGGGATAGCAATAGTCCGCTGAAGCTACGCATGCACATTCATAGTCTCAACGAACTCTTTGCGAAAGACATGGCACATTACGGGCATTTAAAAATTTTCCAGACAGTCTCAGGAGAAGTTGACGGTAGTTTCGACCGGAGCGCTGGTGATCAGCAAAATATTTATGAGTGGATCCGAACTCTGTACCGTGATTCGCGTGGTGCCGAACTTCCCGGGACAGTAAACCCAGCTGTTCTCGAGAATATGTTCCGGCAGCAATCATCTCCCTGGGAAAAGATCGCCCAGGACTATGTTGAGAAGGCTTCTTCAAAAACCTCCGACTTCATTCGGATGAGCCTCGAGAAGATCGTTGGGGACGATGAGGTAAGAGCCAGCCTGATGTCACAGATCGTCCGAAGGCAGACGACGACCTCTACCCGTGCCATGGAGATACTGTCCACCATTCTCAGCGACGAGCGAGGCGGAATCTTGCAGACCGTGAACCACTACTTTGCAGATACACTTGCAGAAACACGGCAAGAACGCGTTATGGCAAGGCTCAGGAGCTTAGACCTAGAAGGTGTCCCAATGAACGTGACGGATGTGTTAAGTGGAATTCACCTGAGCAACGAACAAGCCGTCAATGACATACACGATATTCTGAAAGCATACTACAAGTTGGCATTGAAACGATTTTGTGATACCGTCATTCTTCAGGTGACCGAACGATGCTTACTAGGCCAAGATGCAGCCATTCGCCTCCTTTCTCCTGATCTTGCTGGTGGAATGACTGATAGGGAGCTAGCAGATGTTGCCGAAGAAAACTTTGCGACCTCCACAATTCGAAACAACCTGCTCTCCAGAATCCAGAGGTATCAGAGTGCCTTGGATATTGTGAGACAAGTAGGTATCTAA